AAAGTTGTCTTTCTGATGGAATTAGCACCGTGCCCTACGAGATTTTTCATCTCGGCGCGAAATGCGCCCCGTCTCACAACGGTATTACGGTCGGTTGCTGGGCTTCATAGGGCCATTACCCTCAGCCTGCTCTTGATAAGAGTGCTATTACGTAAAACTTTATGCTGTTTGAAATGAATCCTAGCATATTTGAAAAAGAACTGTCAACCATTTTTTTAATACAATAAACATTCTAAAAACTGTATTGACAATTTTCTAAGAGCATGAAATAATCGTAATTAATTTGACAATACAAAGTGAACCCAATTGAATAAATTTTTCTTATTTAGAGCAGGTGGAGGGACAAGCCCTACGATACCCGGCAACCGGTCCAATTAATGGACACGGTGCTAATTCTTGCAGTCATTGGACTGAGAAATAAGAAGTCGTTAAACCTTTAACCTCTTCTTATTTGAAGAGGTTTTTATTTTATTTTAAAGGAATGTGATGATGAATGAGTGGAGTGTCAGCGCTTTACCAACTGTATGGTAAGCCCGGTTCTTTTGAAAAAAAAGCGGACGGTATTGCTCTTGGTTTAACCATAGGATCCTGGACAGACTTACCATTACTAGAACAAGAACAATTAAAAAAACATAAAGGTCTTGTAGTTTCGATTATTGAATTCGAGCATATTCTACATCCACAGAAATCAGATCAAATCAAAGCAGAAATTAAAATAAATTATCCTAGTGCCAATTTTTCAGCAGATCTTCCTGCTATTTTAACTACAGTATTTGGGAAACTATCGTTAGACGGTGAAGTGAAGCTTCTTGACTTAGAATTTTCTCCAGAGCTTTTGGCTAAGTTTCCAGGACCAAGGTTTGGAATCGATAGCATCCGGGACCAACTAGGGGTGTATAATCGCCCACTTATCATGAGTATATTCAAAGGAGTAATTGGTCGGGATATTCATTACTTAGCAGAACAGCTTCGACATCAGGCTCTCGGTGGAATCGATCTCGTAAAAGACGATGAAATTCTTTTTGAAAATCCACTCACTCCTTTTGAAAAACGTATTACAACTGCTCAAGAAGTATTGCGCCAAGTGTATGAAGAAACCGGAAATCGGACAATGTATGCCGTGAATCTATCTGGCCGAACATCTGAATTGAAAGCAAAAGCACAAAAAGCGAAGGAGCTTGGCGCTGATGCAATACTATTAAATGTTCATGCATATGGACTAGATGTACTGCAAGAATTATCAGAAGACAATAATATCCAATTACCTATAATGGCTCATCCTGCTTATAGTGGTGCATTCACTTCTTCTCCATTTTATGGGGTTGCAACTCCGCTTCTGCTTGGTAAATTGACACGTTATGCGGGGGCAGATTTTTCATTATTTCCTTCCCCTTACGGAAGTGTTGCACTTGAAAAAACAACCGCTCTTTCCCTAGGAGAAGAATTGACGAAAGCAAGTGCAGTGAAACGAACTTTCCCGGTCCCATCAGCAGGTATTCATCCTGGTTTAGTCCCTCTTTTAATGGCCGACTATGGAATCGATAGTATTATCAATGCTGGTGGTGGAGTACATGGTCATCCCAAAGGTGCGATTGGAGGAGTACTCGCTTTTAAACAAGCGGTAGCAGCAGTGCTTGAAGAAGTTCCTCTTGCAGAAGCAGCGGAACAGCATGCTGAATTAAAAATAGCATTGGAACTATGGGGGTAAGCATTATGAATAAACTAGTCATCTTTTGTGATTTTGATGGCACAATTACAAATAAAGACAATATTATCTCCATCATGAAACAGTTTGCTCCTCCTGAATACTTGCCGATTAAGGAGAATATTTTAGGACAACGACAATCTATTCGTGAAGGTGTAGCAGAAATGTTTGCTCTATTACCTGTTTCCTTAAAAGATCAACTTATTTCTTATTTGCTCGAGCATGCACAAATTCGTGATGGGTTTGCTGATTTCGTTTCTTATACAAGAAAAAACAACATCCCACTTTATATCGTTAGTGGTGGAATTGATTTTTTTGTCGAGCCGATGCTTGAGAGATTCGGCCCATTTTCTGGTATCTATTGTAATGAATCGGATTTTTCAGGGGAAAACATTCAAATCAAATTCCCATATGGCTGTGATGAACAATGTACAAGCCAAGGTTGTGGTTGCTGTAAACCTTCAATTATTCGTAAGCTTAAAGGAAGTGATGCTTTAAGTATAGTAATTGGTGATTCCATTACAGATCTTGAAGCAGCCAAATTGGCTGACGTTGTCATTGCTCGAGACTTTCTCATTGAAAAATGCGAGGAATTACATATTTCATATGAACCTTTTGAAAACTTCCGAGATGTTATAAACACTATTGATACAAGGTTAGGTACACCACTATGACAACATTCACAAATAAGTGGGAAGCGTTAGCGGATATAAAAGACGAACTAGCCGCGCGTGATTGGTTTATGGGGACAAGTGGAAATTTAGCTATAAAAGTCAGTGACACTCCAATTGAGTTTTTAGTTACTGCTAGCGGAAAAGATAAGTACAAGAGAACTTCAGAAGATTTTTTACTCGTAAATGCAAGTGGAATTCCAGTCCAAAATATAGATCTTAAGCCATCAGCTGAAACATTACTACATTGTGCTATCTATTCGACGACCTCTGCTGGATGTAGTCTTCACGTGCACACAGTTGCGAATAACGTTATTTCCGAATTGTACGGTGAGCAAGGTAAAATTGATTTTCAAGGTCAAGAGCTTATTAAAGCTTTTGGAATGTGGGAGGAAGACGATATACTCACTATCCCAATCATTCCAAACCATACCCATATTCCATATTTAGCTGAGGAATTTAAGTCACATATACATGCCAACAAAGGTGCAGTATTAATTCGTAATCATGGTATTACCGTTTGGGGTAAAGATGGTTTCGAAGCTAAGAAGCTGCTGGAAGCTTGTGAGTTTTTATTTCAATATCAATTAACATTACGTCAAATACAATCAATATAAGAGAGGAAGATTTTAAATGGCTATCATTAAATTTCAAGGAAATGAAGAAACAATTGAAGAGCAGAACGAGGTTGCAACTTTTTTAGAAAAACAGGAAGTTATTTACGAGCATTGGGATATTGAAAAATTACCAGAGCCTCTTCGTGAAAAATTTGATCTTAGCGATGAAGAGAAAGAACAAATCCTACACGCTTTTAAAGTGGAAATTGATACTATTTCAAAACGTCGTGGCTATAAAGCATCGGATGTTATATCTTTATCTGATTCTAACCCTAACTTAGATGAGTTATTAAAAAACTTCGAACGCAAACATCTTCATACAGATGATGAGGTTCGATACATTGTTAGTGGTCACGGAGTATTCATTATCCAAGGAAAAGACGAAAATTTCTTCGA
The nucleotide sequence above comes from Psychrobacillus glaciei. Encoded proteins:
- the mtnW gene encoding 2,3-diketo-5-methylthiopentyl-1-phosphate enolase, with product MSGVSALYQLYGKPGSFEKKADGIALGLTIGSWTDLPLLEQEQLKKHKGLVVSIIEFEHILHPQKSDQIKAEIKINYPSANFSADLPAILTTVFGKLSLDGEVKLLDLEFSPELLAKFPGPRFGIDSIRDQLGVYNRPLIMSIFKGVIGRDIHYLAEQLRHQALGGIDLVKDDEILFENPLTPFEKRITTAQEVLRQVYEETGNRTMYAVNLSGRTSELKAKAQKAKELGADAILLNVHAYGLDVLQELSEDNNIQLPIMAHPAYSGAFTSSPFYGVATPLLLGKLTRYAGADFSLFPSPYGSVALEKTTALSLGEELTKASAVKRTFPVPSAGIHPGLVPLLMADYGIDSIINAGGGVHGHPKGAIGGVLAFKQAVAAVLEEVPLAEAAEQHAELKIALELWG
- a CDS encoding 2-hydroxy-3-keto-5-methylthiopentenyl-1-phosphate phosphatase gives rise to the protein MNKLVIFCDFDGTITNKDNIISIMKQFAPPEYLPIKENILGQRQSIREGVAEMFALLPVSLKDQLISYLLEHAQIRDGFADFVSYTRKNNIPLYIVSGGIDFFVEPMLERFGPFSGIYCNESDFSGENIQIKFPYGCDEQCTSQGCGCCKPSIIRKLKGSDALSIVIGDSITDLEAAKLADVVIARDFLIEKCEELHISYEPFENFRDVINTIDTRLGTPL
- a CDS encoding methylthioribulose 1-phosphate dehydratase, which encodes MTTFTNKWEALADIKDELAARDWFMGTSGNLAIKVSDTPIEFLVTASGKDKYKRTSEDFLLVNASGIPVQNIDLKPSAETLLHCAIYSTTSAGCSLHVHTVANNVISELYGEQGKIDFQGQELIKAFGMWEEDDILTIPIIPNHTHIPYLAEEFKSHIHANKGAVLIRNHGITVWGKDGFEAKKLLEACEFLFQYQLTLRQIQSI
- a CDS encoding cupin domain-containing protein, which translates into the protein MAIIKFQGNEETIEEQNEVATFLEKQEVIYEHWDIEKLPEPLREKFDLSDEEKEQILHAFKVEIDTISKRRGYKASDVISLSDSNPNLDELLKNFERKHLHTDDEVRYIVSGHGVFIIQGKDENFFEVHLSPGDLISVPENITHYFTLSEDRKVVAARIFVTTEGWVPVYQDEVAQS